The sequence ACATAACATGGAAAAATTGGCAGTTCTTTTAACGGCCTACCTATGATTTGTTTTTTTAAATCTTCTACAGAGTAATGGCAAAAACTCATCCTGGTTTTATGTATAGAATTGGACTTAACGATACCATTGTGTGAGGTATTGTTACACCCTAATAATAACGGCATTAAACCCAATAAAAAATTAATTAATTTATTTTTCATGGTTTTAATTTAGGTACTAAAATATCCTTCATCATTTTTTCAAATTGAGCAGAATCATCTTTCATTTTTTGTCGTGTTTTTTCAAGTTGAAACAAAAATAATTCTGTAGGATCAGCGGGAACAAATTCTTTAAAACCATTGTCAATATATCCTGGCAGACTTTTATAATCTCCCCCATAATCTACGAAAAATTGTTCATTTGTTAGTGTGCCATAATTTCTGTTTTCAGGATTTATCATTTCACCCTTTTTATTTTTTCCGTCTACATGAAGATGGGCAAATTTAGCTCCTGTATCCCCTGTTTTACCTAACTCCTGTCCTTCATATACAGGAGTTCCTTCTTTTAAATCTTTGTTAATATAACTTAAATGAAGAAAACGAATTTTATCGCCATTTCCATATTTAATTTCAATAAACTTAGCCCCTTTTGCTCCACCACGTTTTATAGCTCCTATTGATGAGACAACTCCGTTACCAAGTGAATAAAATGGGGTACCGATGCTTGCCCTATAATCAATTCCCACATGCGGGCTTGTTCCAATATTTCTTATTTCAAGAAACGTAGAAGTTCTCACCAGTGTGTTTTTTAGATTCCAACCACCATTTGTAACATCTTTTTTATTAACAATTGCGTAACCTTTTAAAGGCCAAGGAATCATGCCATCAATATCAATTTTTCCAAGCGGATCGTCATAACAATATGCATAAGGGGACCATCTTTTTCCTTCTTCTGCCAACGGATCCACGCTCGTCCACCGCCCAATCACCGGATCATAGAACCTCGCCCCATAATCGTATTGGTTCAGGCCATCCTGCAACTCCTTATTATTGTAAAGATACTTATTTGGCGGACTTGTAGTAGTGGGTTGCGAGGCCACGAGGCCAAACGGGTAGTAATCGTTCACCTGGGTCGGCGCTGTGCCGCCATGGCTGCTGTCGAAACTTACCCGGCTGTTGCCCAAATGGTCGGTCAGGGTGTATTCGTAATTAGGCGAACTGGTTGGGTTCAGCACGCGCCCTTCTTCGGTGGCCACAAAGTCTATGACGCTGCCGGTATATTGTATGCCGCTTATATATTCGGTAACGGTGCCGTTGCTAATCTTTCTTAGCTTTTTCCCGGTGGCATCGTAGGTGTAACTGAGGTTCAGGCCGCCGATATTGCGGGGCAGGTTAAACAGGTTATAGTCGATGCCATGGCCCTGACCGTCCGATGGGGCGTTGCCATTGGCGTCGTAAGTCCCATAACTGCGGAACTGCGTGGTGCCGTTCTTTATCGAGGTTAGCTGGTTGCCACTGTATCCATCGTAACTTAGCGTGGCCGCGTTAGCGCCGCCCGACCGGTTCAAACTAAGCAAGTTGCCGGCCTTATCGTAACTGATCCCGGTTTCAGCGTAACCGGTATTGCTGTTACCCTGGGTAAGCCGGTTAAGCGCATCGTATTGGTAGGTATAGTTCTTGCCCAGGCTACCGGGCGTCCCCCAGTACTGGTCGGCTATGTTACCGTTCCATTGCGGAGTGCTGCCATCGTCGTAGTTCAGCTGCGTGGCAAACAGGGGGGCGCTGCTGGTCTTTAGCCAGCCTCTCTCGTTATAGGTATAGGTAACGTTTTGCAAAAAGCTGCCGCCACTTGCGCTGTGCAGGCTTTTGGTATATAGCTGCCCCACCTCGTTAAAGGTATTTTTACTGAGTGTTACATCTGGGCCGTTGTTTATCTTTTCGTGGGTTTCGGTCTTGCGGCCCATATGGTCATAAACATAGCTGTTGGCTATGGTTAGTGAGATTGCCCCGTCAGCGGCGGCGGTATGGTGCTGCCTTGTAGTGCTGGCTACGCCGTTGTCGAAGTTATAGCTGGTGGCCAGCTCGTCGAAGTTCTGGGTGTTAAAAGCGCCACCCAGGTAATGCTGCTGGTAGGTCTTTACATTGCGGCCCTCGTCATCATAATAATG comes from Mucilaginibacter mali and encodes:
- a CDS encoding DUF6443 domain-containing protein, which translates into the protein MKKCFRNIRCSGQIASCALLGLCFLLLFANGVNAQTYVPTGTMTGTPAAGSYYNSGGITLTNFSFTASSGNSLRIFVSPCVPLSVSLSSTQNYISTVVPRIAGFTTSSSLSSLTTCQAMQTVQYIDGLGRPMQTVQVKGNPDGSKDVIMAQAYDAFGREATKYLPYTTASGNPGSYRSDALNGTSGYSNSGQKTFYGTSGQNYKDMATPFAITGFEPSPLNRVVQQGAPGDAWQLGQHTSGVAYTSNDANTINFSTGAGYPAKRYTVSIDANGTRSLSDGGSYATSQLYVSITHDENYSGSGKAGTVEEYKDKEGHVVLKRTFNHNNTSGQDEALSTYYVYDDLGQLAFVLPPLADPDNGLSSAASQTTLNNLCYQYNYDERNRLVQKRLPGKDWEYIVYNQLDQLVLTQDGKQRGSNQWTVTKYDALGRTIITGLWNAGSAIAQSTLQASIYSAAQFDAKDNTANTSSYPTGYVIGSYPQTLSSTLMISYYDDYNIPNLPAAYTATSYSAMTRGLTTASRTAVLNADGSISSDMLWMVHYYDDEGRNVKTYQQHYLGGAFNTQNFDELATSYNFDNGVASTTRQHHTAAADGAISLTIANSYVYDHMGRKTETHEKINNGPDVTLSKNTFNEVGQLYTKSLHSASGGSFLQNVTYTYNERGWLKTSSAPLFATQLNYDDGSTPQWNGNIADQYWGTPGSLGKNYTYQYDALNRLTQGNSNTGYAETGISYDKAGNLLSLNRSGGANAATLSYDGYSGNQLTSIKNGTTQFRSYGTYDANGNAPSDGQGHGIDYNLFNLPRNIGGLNLSYTYDATGKKLRKISNGTVTEYISGIQYTGSVIDFVATEEGRVLNPTSSPNYEYTLTDHLGNSRVSFDSSHGGTAPTQVNDYYPFGLVASQPTTTSPPNKYLYNNKELQDGLNQYDYGARFYDPVIGRWTSVDPLAEEGKRWSPYAYCYDDPLGKIDIDGMIPWPLKGYAIVNKKDVTNGGWNLKNTLVRTSTFLEIRNIGTSPHVGIDYRASIGTPFYSLGNGVVSSIGAIKRGGAKGAKFIEIKYGNGDKIRFLHLSYINKDLKEGTPVYEGQELGKTGDTGAKFAHLHVDGKNKKGEMINPENRNYGTLTNEQFFVDYGGDYKSLPGYIDNGFKEFVPADPTELFLFQLEKTRQKMKDDSAQFEKMMKDILVPKLKP